In Xenopus tropicalis strain Nigerian chromosome 5, UCB_Xtro_10.0, whole genome shotgun sequence, one genomic interval encodes:
- the psmb1 gene encoding proteasome subunit beta type-1 — protein sequence MFSSESILNRELSKSMDYHYTGPVEQRFNPYTFNGGTVLALAGDDFALVASDTRLSEGYSIHSRNTPKCYKLTDNTVIGCTGFHADCLTLTKIIEARLKMYKHSNNKTMTSGAIAAMLSTILYSRRFFPYYVYNIIGGLDEEGKGAVYSFDPVGSYQRDAYKAGGSASAMLQPLLDNQIGYKNMQNVEQLPLTLEKALKLIKDVFISAAERDVYTGDALHISIVTKDGIREESVSLRKD from the exons ATGTTCTCGTCCGAATCCATTTTAAATCGCGAGCTCAGCAAGAGCATGGATTATCACTATACGGGACCTGTGGAGCAGCGATTTAACCCTTACACTTTTAACGGAGG GACTGTGCTGGCTCTTGCAGGTGATGACTTTGCTCTTGTGGCTTCTGACACAAGACTTAGTGAAGGTTATAGTATCCACAGCAGGAACACACCGAAATGCTACAAACT aacaGACAATACAGTTATTGGTTGCACTGGATTCCATGCAGACTGCCTCACACTCACAAAAATTATTGAAGCCAGACTAAAG ATGTACAAACATTCAAATAACAAAACGATGACCAGTGGAGCTATAGCTGCCATGTTATCCACCATTCTCTACTCTCGCCGTTTTTTCCCTTACTACGTATACAACATCATTGGAGGCCTTGATGAAGAAG GTAAAGGGGCAGTGTACAGCTTTGATCCAGTTGGCTCATACCAGAGGGATGCATACAAAGCTGGTGGCTCTGCGAGTGCCATGTTGCAGCCTCTTCTTGACAACCAA ATTGGATACAAGAACATGCAGAACGTTGAGCAGTTACCTCTGACATTGGAGAAGGCACTGAAGCTCATCAAAGATGTGTTCATATCTGCTGCTGAGAGGGATGTATACACAGGCGATGCACTGCATATAAGCATCGTGACTAAAGATGGCATAAGAGAAGAGTCTGTATCTCTTAGGAAAGATTAA
- the tbp gene encoding TATA-box-binding protein isoform X1, with amino-acid sequence MDQNNSIPPFQGLASPQGSLTPGINIFSPLMPYGTGLTPQPVQTTNSLSILEEQQRQQQQAQQSTSQQGNQGSGQTPQLFHPQTLTTAPLPGNTPLYPSPMTPMTPITPATPASESSGIVPQLQNIVSTVNLGCKLDLKTIALRARNAEYNPKRFAAVIMRIREPRTTALIFSSGKMVCTGAKSEEQSRLAARKYARVVQKLGFPAKFLDFKIQNMVGSCDVKFPIRLEGLVLTHQQFSSYEPELFPGLIYRMIKPRIVLLIFVSGKVVLTGAKVRAEIYEAFENIYPILKGFRKTT; translated from the exons ATGGATCAAAACAACAGTATACCCCCTTTCCAGGGGTTGGCATCACCACAG GGTTCTCTGACTCCAGGGATTAACATTTTCAGTCCGTTGATGCCCTATGGAACTGGTCTGACCCCTCAACCTGTACAAACAACTAACAGTTTATCAATATTGGAAGAACAGCAAAGACAACAACAACAGGCCCAGCAGTCTACATCACAACAAGGCAATCAGGGGTCAGGCCAAACCCCACAACTGTTTCACCCACAGACTCTTACCACAGCACCTCTTCCAGGAAATACACCCTTATACCCCTCCCCAATGACTCCCATGACCCCTATTACTCCTGCTACCCCTGCATCAGAAAGTTCAGGAATTGTTCCTCAGCTACA GAACATAGTGTCCACTGTAAATCTTGGCTGCAAACTGGATCTGAAAACAATTGCACTTAGAGCGCGAAATGCAGAGTATAACCCTAAG cgttTTGCTGCCGTTATAATGAGGATACGAGAACCACGTACAACAGCACTTATATTTAGTTCAGGGAAAATGGTATGCACTGGAGCTAAAAG tgaaGAACAGTCACGTTTAGCAGCAAGAAAATATGCCAGAGTTGTACAGAAATTGGGGTTTCCAGCCAagtttttagattttaaaatacaaaatatggtGGGAAGCTGCGATGTGAAATTCCCTATTAGATTAGAGGGACTGGTCCTTACACATCAGCAGTTTAGCAG TTATGAGCCTGAACTGTTTCCAGGTCTTATTTACAGAATGATCAAACCAAGAATCGTCCtgcttatttttgtttctggaaAGGTTGTATTGACCG GTGCTAAAGTTCGAGCAGAGATCTACGAAGCATTTGAAAACATCTATCCTATCCTTAAAGGCTTCAGAAAAACAACGTAA